AGCTCAAGCCTCATGGTAGGCTCGCCAAAACCGCAAAAGACCAGCTCGGACGGCCTTGAATCACCGATAGCGTTTATTATCTCATCAAATTCCGGATCCTTGTCCAATCCGAGAAAATGACCCTGCACCAGCGGGGCCTCCTCGCGATTGCAGAAGGTGCAGTTGTTCGTGCATCCACGCGTTACATTCACATAGAGTGAATCCCTTATCCAGTAGACTATTTCGGCCTGCTCCGGCCTTTCAACGCCGAGGAAGAGCTTTCTGTAATTCGTCATGGTAAGCCTGGCAATATCCGCCGTTGTTACTCCGCGCAATTCGGCAAGGAATTTTGCAGTTTCCTTTATGAACAAAGGTTCGTTCCTTTTCCCTCTTATCGACTGAGGCGCGAGATATGGGGCGTCGGTCTCGATGAGAAGGCGCTCGGGAGTTACCGCGATCGCCGCTTCCCGCAGTTTGTCGGCCTTCTTGTATGTGATGTTCCCCGCAAACGAAATGAAGAAACCCATATCAATGCCGCGCATAGCCTCTTCCTTCCCTTCGGAAAAACAGTGGAGAACACCGCCGAACTCCGGATTGAAATGCTCCTTCAATATCGGAACTATCTCTTCAAATGCGTCCCTGCAGTGGATGATAACCGGTTTGCCGTTCTCATTGGCTGTCTTCAGATGCTGTATCAACGCATTTATCTGCGCCTCCCTGGGCGATCTGTTCCTGAAAAAATCAAGACCGGTTTCACCAATGGCAACAACGTTCCTGTCCTTCGCAAGTTCGTTAAGCCTTTTCAAATCCGCTTCGGTGAAGCTTTCCGCGTCGTGGGGATGAACGCCGACCGAAGCCTTCATGAAACCGTACCGATGCGCCAGGCTAATCGCCTTTTCACCCGAGCCGAGATCGTAGGCTACATTTAGAACAAGGAAATTTTCCCCGCCCAATTTTTCCGCGACTTGTTCGATATCGCCGTCGTAATCAGCGTGATTAAGGTGCGCGTGGGAATCCGCAAACATATCCTACCTCTCTACAGCCGGTTCATGGCGTGAAAACAATTTCATAAGGTATTAGTGTAAATCATAACTTCTAAAGAGAATAATTCCGCGGAAGCAAAAACAGCGCCGTGGAACGGGAAGCGAAACCGGATCTTTACAGCTTGACCGTGGCATCCCTGTCCGGGCCCGTGGACACCAGTGTGATCTTCGCGCCTGAAACCTTTTCCAGAAACTTGATATATGCTTTTGCCTTCTCCGGCAGTTGGCCGACTTCAGTAGCTCCCGCCGTTTTGGATTTCCAGCCGTCTCTCTCCTCGTAAACCGGTTTCACCCCTTCAAGGGTATTTATGTTATCGGTCAGCCTTTCGATCCTTTTACCGTTCACCTCATAGGCAACGCATACTTTTATCTTTTCAAGCTTGTCGAGCACATCGAGTTTTGTAAGAACTATTTCGTCAACGCCGTTCACATCGACAGCGTATCTCGCGACAACGGCGTCGAACCATCCGCAACGCCTCGGGCGTCCTGTGGTCGCACCAAACTCCGCGCCCTCTCCCTGGAGGAGCGCCCCGATATCATCCTTCAATTCGGTTGGGAACGGGCCTTCCCCGACTCGCGTCGTATACGCCTTTATTACGCCTATCACGCGATCGATCTTTTTGGGCGGAATGCCAAGCCCCGTGCATGCCCCGCCGGACACCGTGTTTGAAGAGGTAACGAAAGGATATGTGCCGTGATCGATGTCAAGCATCGTCCCCTGCGCACCTTCACAAAGCACTCTCTTGCCGGATGCTATCGCCTCCCAGATCACCTGCTTTGTATCGCCCACATACGGCTTTATCCTCGGCGCAACTTCCATGATGTAGTCGACAACCTCTTTTTGCGTAGTCGTATTCCCGCCGAACTGATGCTTGATTATTACGTTTTTGCGTTCGATGAGCGAAGCTACCGCGCTCTCCACTCTCTCCCTGTCCTGGAAGTAGTATAGGGGTATCCCGATGCGGTTCGATTTGTCGGAATAGGTCGGCCCGATGCCTTTTCCGGTGGTCCCTATCTTCTTCTGCGATTTCCTGCTTTCGTTGGCGCGGTCGACCTCCTTGTTAACAGGAAGAATGCAGTGCGCCCTGGGTGAGATAAAGAGCCTCCCCTTTACGTCGATGCCCGCGTTTTCCAGATCCTCTATTTCATCAAGTAGGGCCGTCGGGTCGACTACAACACCGGGTCCTATTACACAAACCTTGCCTTCCCTCAGTATGCCGGACGGCACCAGATGCAGAATGAACTGCTTGCCGTTTATAACGACTGTATGTCCGGCGTTCGCGCCCCCCTGGTATCGGGCTATCAGGTCCTGATCTTCGCTTAGAAGATCGACGATCTTACCCTTCCCTTCATCACCCCATTGCATTCCCACAAGTACGGCTACAGTCATTTTATAAATCCTCTACTATGTTCATGGAAACGAGATATTTTACAAGTTCATCCCCTGCAACTTTTTGTTCCTTGCCGCTGTTTACATCAAGGACGTTGAATTCACCTTCGCCTTTACCGGGGAGAAGAATAAGCGGGATATTCATTCTCCTAGCATACTCCTTCCCTTCATCCTTTTTCATTTCGCCAAACGGCACTGTCACATTCGCACCTGACTCCCTCAAATCGAAAACCGCGTCCTCCGCTTCGTCTCCATCCGCGAGAACAAGTATATCCGACCCGCGCCATTCCGGAAGAAGCGATTCCGCCCTTGCGGCTTCTATAAGTGAATCTATGTCGAAGGCGAAGCCGACCGCCGGAAGATCCGCGCCGAACCGCTTCACAAGATTATCGTAACGACCGCCATGCCCGACGGATATCCCGGACGGGGAAAAGACTTCGATATTGATGCCGGTGTAATAACCGAAACCTCTCATCTCGCCCAGATCTATCGTCACCATTTCCGCAAGACCAGCTTCCTCAAGTTTCGCGTAGACGCTTTTCAGATTGTAAAGCGCTTTTTTCGACCCCTCCGTTACAGCTATCCCTTCAGCCTTTGTCAGCACATCACCGTTTCCAAAAAGCGAAGCAAGCGCGACTATCCTTTCGCTTCTCCCCTTTTCGACCGAAAGGGAAGCGAGGATCTTTTCAAGCTCGGTTTTATCCTTTTTGCCAAGCGACCTTTTTATCTTTTCCGCGTCTGCTTCGCTGAACCCTTCGAGGAACGACGCTATGAATCCGGCGTGGCCGAGCGAAATGGAAAACTTGCTGAATCCCGTTTCCCACAGCACATCGGTAAGAGAGAGTATCGTTTCCGTATCGGTCTCGTAGCCGGACGACCCGATTATCTCGAATCCACTCTGATTGAAAACGTACTGCTCCCCCTGCCCCTTGCGGGCGCGCCTGAAGACCATACCGCTATAGCAGAGACGAAGAGGGAGCGGCCTTGACGAAAGATGCGTTGCGGCAGACCGCGCCACCTGTGAAGTAACGTCCGCCCTGAGCGCGATTATCCGGCCCGAATCTGCCTCTGTAAATCTTATCAGCCGGTTGCGCTCATCCTCGTTCAGGCCGACGATGGCCGACTCATGATATTCAAATGGCGGAGTGACTATCTCCTGAAATCCCCGCGACCTTAAAACTATATGTATCGCGTCTTCAATGAAACGCTTGTACGACGCCTCCTCGAACAGGTACGTGCGCGTACCGGGAGGTATGGCAGTCGGGTTCAGCTTCAAAGTTTTATCATCCAGGCGTTTTCGATATGCTCAAGCTTCTTTATCTCTTCGATATCTTCCTGCGTCAAGGGGGAATCAATATTCACAAGGCTCATCGCTTTTGCGAGCGGCGCCGTTCTGCCGAGCCTGAACTGCCCGATATTTATCCCCTTCTTCCCGAGGTATGCTCCAATAGCGCCGATAACGCCCGGCTTGTCTATATTCGTAAACGCGAGGATATTCCCCTCCGGTATAGCTTCTATATATACGCCGTTGATATTCACGATGCGCGACTCCTTGTGCCCGAAGAGGGTTCCCGAAATCGCCTGCTCGCCGCCGTCGGTAACAACCTTCACATAAAATAGCCCTATGAAATCATGGGCCGTGTGGCTGGCGGAAGTCTTTACCACGATCCCTCTCTCTTCCGCGAAGAACGGCGCGCTCACGTAATTAACCTCTTCCCCAAGAATTACAGAGAGGAAGCCTTTAAGCACCGAATTAATTAGCGGTTTCTGATCAACGTCGGCAATCTCTCCGCTTGACGCGATTTCAATCTCCTTTACCCCTTCATCGGTTATCTGGGCAAGGAGGCTCCCCATCTTTTCCGCGAGAGTGAGATACGGCTGTACTCTTTTAAGAGTTTCGGGATCGACCGCAGGAACGTTTACCGCGTTCAGGATGGCCCCGGTCTCGGCATAGGCAACCATCTGTCTGGCCGCCGCGAGCGCGACATTCTCCTGCGCCTCTTCGGTGCTTGCGCCAAGGTGAGGTGTGCAGATCACGTTCGGATGCTTTACCAGTCTGCTCTCCTTGTCTGGCGGCTCCTTTTCAAAAACGTCAAGCGCGGCTCCCGCCACCTGACCGGAATCAAGCGCGTCGCAAAGGGCGTCCTCGTTGATGATCCCGCCTCGCGCGCAGTTCACTATCCGCACGCCCTTCTTCATCTTGCCGAACTCGGCGGCGGAGATCATATGTTTGGTCTTTTCGGTAAGCGGAGTGTGAACCGATATGAAATCGGACTCCTTCCAGATATCCTCAAGGTCGACAAGCTCCACGCCAAGCTCCGCGGCCTTCTCCTTGCTGATGAAGGGATCAAAAGCGAGGCACCTCATCTTGAATCCGATAGCGCAACTCACTACTACGGAGCCTACACGGCCAAGCCCCACGAGGCCGAGCGTCTTCCCCATGAGTTCGACACCTATCAGTTTTCTGTTCCATTCGCCGTTCTTGATACCCGACGTCCCCTGCGGGATGTTCCTTGCCATCGAGATAAGAAGCGCGAAGGAGTGCTCCCCTGTGGTGACCGTGTTGCCGCCGGGAGTATTCTCAACCGCTATCCCTTTTCTGGACGCAAAAGGTATGTCAACGTTATCAACCCCTGCTCCCGCCCTCGCCACGACCTTCAGGTTCGTTGCGGCTTCCAGGATGTCGGCCTTTAATTTCGTCGCGCTCCGTATGACAATTCCGTTGTACGCGGAAATTATCTTCTTCAGCTCGTCGGGTTTCAAACCTACCTTCACATCCAGGTCGATAGAACCGGACGAACGGAGTATATCCAGCCCCGCGTCTGAAAGATCGTCGCTTACAAGAACCTTGAATTTATTTGCCATCGTCAAACCTCAAATGAGTTCTTAAGAACTTCCTGTACGGCCGCTACCCCTTTGCCCATCTCCACCTTTGCTCCAAACCTGGAGAGACCCATCTCGATGGATGAAAGCGCAATAACGATGTCGAACT
The DNA window shown above is from Nitrospinota bacterium and carries:
- a CDS encoding YchF/TatD family DNA exonuclease, translated to MFADSHAHLNHADYDGDIEQVAEKLGGENFLVLNVAYDLGSGEKAISLAHRYGFMKASVGVHPHDAESFTEADLKRLNELAKDRNVVAIGETGLDFFRNRSPREAQINALIQHLKTANENGKPVIIHCRDAFEEIVPILKEHFNPEFGGVLHCFSEGKEEAMRGIDMGFFISFAGNITYKKADKLREAAIAVTPERLLIETDAPYLAPQSIRGKRNEPLFIKETAKFLAELRGVTTADIARLTMTNYRKLFLGVERPEQAEIVYWIRDSLYVNVTRGCTNNCTFCNREEAPLVQGHFLGLDKDPEFDEIINAIGDSRPSELVFCGFGEPTMRLELVKKVASWAKGKNLKTRLNTNGHGNLINGRDIVPELAGLIDVASVSLNAQDGETYNRMCKPSFPEGSFEAVIDFIKRCRDILPDTVATAIGLPEDNREGFDLEETRKLAEGLGVRFRVRLYNMVGQG
- a CDS encoding adenylosuccinate synthase encodes the protein MTVAVLVGMQWGDEGKGKIVDLLSEDQDLIARYQGGANAGHTVVINGKQFILHLVPSGILREGKVCVIGPGVVVDPTALLDEIEDLENAGIDVKGRLFISPRAHCILPVNKEVDRANESRKSQKKIGTTGKGIGPTYSDKSNRIGIPLYYFQDRERVESAVASLIERKNVIIKHQFGGNTTTQKEVVDYIMEVAPRIKPYVGDTKQVIWEAIASGKRVLCEGAQGTMLDIDHGTYPFVTSSNTVSGGACTGLGIPPKKIDRVIGVIKAYTTRVGEGPFPTELKDDIGALLQGEGAEFGATTGRPRRCGWFDAVVARYAVDVNGVDEIVLTKLDVLDKLEKIKVCVAYEVNGKRIERLTDNINTLEGVKPVYEERDGWKSKTAGATEVGQLPEKAKAYIKFLEKVSGAKITLVSTGPDRDATVKL
- the hisZ gene encoding ATP phosphoribosyltransferase regulatory subunit — encoded protein: MKLNPTAIPPGTRTYLFEEASYKRFIEDAIHIVLRSRGFQEIVTPPFEYHESAIVGLNEDERNRLIRFTEADSGRIIALRADVTSQVARSAATHLSSRPLPLRLCYSGMVFRRARKGQGEQYVFNQSGFEIIGSSGYETDTETILSLTDVLWETGFSKFSISLGHAGFIASFLEGFSEADAEKIKRSLGKKDKTELEKILASLSVEKGRSERIVALASLFGNGDVLTKAEGIAVTEGSKKALYNLKSVYAKLEEAGLAEMVTIDLGEMRGFGYYTGINIEVFSPSGISVGHGGRYDNLVKRFGADLPAVGFAFDIDSLIEAARAESLLPEWRGSDILVLADGDEAEDAVFDLRESGANVTVPFGEMKKDEGKEYARRMNIPLILLPGKGEGEFNVLDVNSGKEQKVAGDELVKYLVSMNIVEDL
- the serA gene encoding phosphoglycerate dehydrogenase — protein: MANKFKVLVSDDLSDAGLDILRSSGSIDLDVKVGLKPDELKKIISAYNGIVIRSATKLKADILEAATNLKVVARAGAGVDNVDIPFASRKGIAVENTPGGNTVTTGEHSFALLISMARNIPQGTSGIKNGEWNRKLIGVELMGKTLGLVGLGRVGSVVVSCAIGFKMRCLAFDPFISKEKAAELGVELVDLEDIWKESDFISVHTPLTEKTKHMISAAEFGKMKKGVRIVNCARGGIINEDALCDALDSGQVAGAALDVFEKEPPDKESRLVKHPNVICTPHLGASTEEAQENVALAAARQMVAYAETGAILNAVNVPAVDPETLKRVQPYLTLAEKMGSLLAQITDEGVKEIEIASSGEIADVDQKPLINSVLKGFLSVILGEEVNYVSAPFFAEERGIVVKTSASHTAHDFIGLFYVKVVTDGGEQAISGTLFGHKESRIVNINGVYIEAIPEGNILAFTNIDKPGVIGAIGAYLGKKGINIGQFRLGRTAPLAKAMSLVNIDSPLTQEDIEEIKKLEHIENAWMIKL